A window of the Budorcas taxicolor isolate Tak-1 chromosome 10, Takin1.1, whole genome shotgun sequence genome harbors these coding sequences:
- the RTF1 gene encoding RNA polymerase-associated protein RTF1 homolog — MRGRLCVGRTAAAAAAATAAVAVPLAGGQEGSPGGVRRGSRGTTMVKKRKGRVVIDSDTEDSGSDENLDQELLSLAKRKRSDSEEKEPPVSQPAASSDSETSNSDDEWTFGSNKNKKKGKARKIEKKGAMKKQANKTASSGSSDKDSSAESSAPEEGEVSDSDSNSSSSSSDSDSSSEDEEFHDGYGEDLMGDEEDRARLEQMTEKEREQELFNRIEKREVLKKRFEIRKKLKTAKKKEKKEKKKKQEEEQEKKKLTQIQESQVTSHNKERRSKRDEKLDKKSQAMEELKAEREKRKNRTAELLAKKQPLKTSEVYSDDEEEEEDDKSSEKSDRSSRTTSSDEEEEKEEIPPKSQPVSLPEELNRVRLSRHKLERWCHMPFFAKTVTGCFVRIGIGNHNSKPVYRVAEITGVVETAKVYQLGGTRTNKGLQLRHGSDQRVFRLEFVSNQEFTESEFMKWKEAMFSAGMQLPTLDEINKKELSIKEALNYKFNDQDIEEIVKEKERFRKAPPNYAMKKTQLLKEKAMAEDLGDQDKAKQIQDQLNELEERAEALDRQRTKNISAISYINQRNREWNIVESEKALVAESHNMKNQQMDPFTRRQCKPTIVSNSRDPAVQAAILAQLNAKYGSGVLPDAPKEMSKGQGKDKDLNSKSASDLSEDLFKVHDFDVKIDLQVPSSESKALAITSKAPPAKDGAPRRSLNLEDYKKRRGLI, encoded by the exons GAACTCTTATCCCTGGCAAAGCGGAAGCGAAGTGACTCTGAAGAGAAGGAGCCACCTGTGAGTCAGCCTGCTGCCTCCTCAGACTCGGAGACATCTAACAGCGATGACGAG TGGACTTTTGGGAgcaataaaaataagaagaaaggaaaagccagaaaaatagagaagaaaggaGCCATGAAGAAACAAGCGAATAAAACTGCTTCCTCAGGCAGTTCGGACAAAGACAGTTCAGCGGAGAGCTCAGCTCCTGAGGAAG GTGAAGTGTCAGATTCTGACAGCAACAGCTCCTCCTCCAGTTCAGATTCAGACTCTTCCTCAGAAGATGAGGAATTCCATGATGGCTACGGAGAAGACCTCATGGGAGATGAGGAAGACAGGGCCCGTCTGGAACAGAtgacagaaaaggagagagaacaaGAACTGTTCAACCGCATAGAGAAGAGGGAGGTGTTGAAAAAAAG atttgaaatcaggaaaaaactgaaaacagccaaaaagaaagaaaagaaagaaaaaaagaaaaagcaagaggaagagcaggaaaagaaaaaactgacacAGATTCAAGAATCTCAG GTAACATCCCACAACAAGGAACGACGTTCCAAACGGGATGAGAAACTAGATAAGAAATCTCAAGCCATGGAGGAACTAAAAGCAGAGCGAGAAAAACGAAAGAACAGAACAG ctgagctCCTTGCCAAGAAACAGCCACTGAAAACTAGTGAGGTGTACTCTGACgacgaagaggaggaggaggatgacaAGTCCAGTGAAAAGTCAGACCGCTCATCCCGAACAACGTCATCCGATGAGGAAGAGGA GAAAGAAGAGATCCCTCCAAAATCACAACCGGTCTCCTTACCAGAGGAATTGAATCGGGTTCGATTATCACGGCATAAGCTGGAACGTTGGTGTCATATGCCCTTCTTCGCTAAAACAGTCACAGGATGTTTTGTACGGATTGGCATTGGAAACCACAACAGCAAACCAGTTTACCGG GTTGCTGAGATCACGGGTGTTGTGGAAACCGCCAAAGTTTACCAGCTTGGTGGCACCAGAACAAACAAAGGGCTACAGCTACG ACACGGCAGTGACCAGCGAGTGTTCCGCCTAGAGTTTGTCTCAAACCAAGAGTTCACTGAGAGCGAATTCATGAAGTGGAAAGAAGCG ATGTTCTCTGCTGGCATGCAGTTGCCCACTCTAGATGAAATCAATAAGAAGGAATTATCTATTAAAGAAGCTCTTAATTATAAATTCAATGACCAGGACATTGAAGAG AttgtaaaagagaaagaaagattcaGGAAAGCTCCACCCAACTATGCTATGAAGAAAACACAGCTTCTGAAGGAAAAG GCCATGGCTGAGGACCTGGGAGATCAGGACAAGGCCAAACAAATCCAAGACCAGCTGAACGAGCTAGAGGAGCGAGCAGAGGCCTTGGACCGCCAGCGGACCAAGAACATATCTGCTATCAG TTACATCAACCAGCGGAACCGGGAGTGGAACATTGTGGAGTCTGAGAAGGCCCTTGTG GCTGAAAGTCACAACATGAAAAACCAACAGATGGATCCCTTTACCAGGCGACAGTGTAAACCTACCATCGTTTCTAAT TCCAGAGACCCAGCTGTTCAAGCTGCCATATTGGCCCAGCTGAACGCAAAATACGGTTCTGGAGTGTTACCAGATGCTCCAAAGGAAATGAGCAAG GGTCAGGGAAAGGATAAAGATTTGAATTCTAAATCAGCCAGTGATCTCTCAGAAGACTTGTTCAAAGTACATGACTTCGACGTGAAGATTGATTTACAAGTCCCCAGCTCAG AATCAAAGGCCTTGGCCATCACCTCCAAGGCTCCGCCGGCCAAGGATGGAGCTCCGAGGAGATCTCTGAACTTGGAGGACTACAAAAAACGACGAGGGCTTATCTGA